One segment of Eschrichtius robustus isolate mEscRob2 chromosome 3, mEscRob2.pri, whole genome shotgun sequence DNA contains the following:
- the CHD1L gene encoding chromodomain-helicase-DNA-binding protein 1-like isoform X2, which yields MGLGKTCQTIALFIYLAGRLNDEGPFLILCPLSVLSNWKEEMERFAPGLSCVTYSGDKEERAHLQQDLRQESRFHVLLTTYEVCLKDASFLKSFPWSVLVVDEAHRLKNQSSLLHKTLSEFSVVFNLLLTGTPIQNSLRELYSLLSFVEPDLFSKEQVEDFIQRYQDIEKESESASELYKLLQPFLLRRVKAEVATELPKKMEVVIYHGMSALQKKYYKAILMKDLDAFENEMAKKVKLQNVLSQLRKCVDHPYLFDGVEPEPFEIGDHLIEASGKLHLLDKLLAFLYSKGHRVLLFSQMTQMLDILQDYMDYRGYSYERVDGSVRGEERHLAIKNFGQQPIFIFLLSTRAGGVGMNLTAADTVIFVDSDFNPQNDLQAAARAHRIGQNKSVKVIRLIGRDTVEEIVCRKAASKLQLTSTITEGGHFTLGAQKPAADADLQLSEILKFGLDKLLSSEGSTMDEIDLESILGETKDGQWISGALPTAEERSREQEEGKNHMYLFEGKDYSKEPSKEDRKSFEQLVNLEKTLLEKTSQEGRLLRNKGSVLIPGLVEGSTKRKRILSPEELEDRRKKRQAAAAKRKKLLEEKKRKKEEAEHKKKMAWWESNDYQSFCLPSEESEPEDLEDWEDERSAQLDYEDPDSTSIKYVSGDVTHPQAGAEDAVIVHCVDDSGRWGRGGLFTALEERSAEPRKIYELAGKMKDLSLGGVLLFPIDDKESRNKGQDLLALIVAQHRDRANVLSGVKMAALDEGLKKIFLAAKKKKASVHLPRIGHATKGFNWYGTERLIRKHLASRGIPTYIYYFPRSKAAILHPQASSSSLGQLVP from the exons ACTATTGCTCTCTTCATTTACTTGGCAGGAAGATTAAACGATGAAGGACCATTTCTGATTCTTTGTCCCTTGTCTGTTTTGAGCAACTGGAAAGAAGAGATGGAGAG ATTTGCTCCAGGTCTTTCCTGTGTAACATATTCAGGTGACAAGGAGGAGAGAGCCCACCTACAGCAAGACCTAAGGCAGGAGTCACGTTTTCATGTGCTGCTAACTACCTATGAG GTTTGCTTGAAAGATGCATCGTTTCTAAAGTC CTTCCCTTGGAGTGTTCTTGTTGTGGATGAAGCTCACAGGTTGAAAAACCAAAGCTCCTTGCTGCATAAGACACTTTCAGAG ttTTCAGTCGTCTTCAATCTCCTGTTGACCGGAACTCCCATCCAGAACAGCCTGCGAGAGCTCTACTCTCTCCTCAGTTTTGTGGAGCCTGATCTCTTTTCCAAGGAGCAGGTGGAAGATTTCATTCAGCGTTACCAAGATATTGAGAAAGAGTCTGAGTCAG CAAGTGAACTATACAAACTCTTGCAGCCATTTCTGCTGAGGCGAGTGAAAGCTGAGGTAGCCACAGAGCTTCCCAAGAAGATGGAAGTAGTGATATACCATGGCATGTCAGCACTGCAGAAAAAATACTACAAGGCCATTTTGATGAAAGACCTAG acgcGTTtgaaaatgagatggcaaagaaAGTTAAACTTCAGAATGTCTTGTCCCAGCTTCGAAAGTGTGTGGATCACCCATATTTATTTGATG GTGTGGAACCAGAGCCTTTTGAAATTGGAGATCACCTGATTGAGGCCAGTGGGAAACTTCACCTGCTGGATAAGCTGCTGGCATTCCTGTATTCCAA gGGCCATCGAGTTTTACTTTTCTCCCAAATGACCCAGATGTTGGATATTCTCCAAGACTACATGGATTATAGAG GCTACAGCTATGAGCGTGTGGATGGCTCtgtgagaggagaagagagacaccTGGCCATCAAGAACTTCGGACAGCAgcccatctttatttttctcctgagtACCAGGGCAG GTGGAGTAGGCATGAACTTAACGGCGGCAGATACCGTTATTTTTGTTGACAGTGATTTCAATCCTCAGAATGACTTGCAAGCAGCTGCCAGGGCTCACCGAATTGGCCAGAACAA GTCCGTTAAAGTCATTCGGCTGATTGGCCGAGACACTGTGGAAGAAATAGTCTGTAGGAAAGCAGCCTCCAAGCTGCAGCTCACCAGCACGATCACAGAAGGGGGCCATTTTACtctgggggcccagaaacctgcTGCGGATGCTGACCTCCAG TTGAGTGAGATACTCAAATTCGGTTTGGATAAACTGCTGTCCTCTGAGGGGAGCACCATGGATGAAATAGACCTGGAGTCTATCCTGGGAGAAACAAAAGATGGCCAGTGGATCTCTGGTGCCCTGccgacagcagaagaaagaagcagagaacAAGAGGAAGGAA agAACCACATGTACTTATTTGAAGGTAAAGATTATTCTAAGGAGCCTagtaaagaagacagaaaatcatTTGAGCAACTGGTGAATCTTGAGAAAACCCTTTTGGAGAAGACTAGTCAAGAGGGCCGGTTACTCCGAAATAAAGGCAGT GTTCTCATCCCAGGCCTTGTGGAGGGGTCTACCAAAAGGAAGCGGATTCTGAGCCCAGAAGAGCTggaggacaggaggaagaaaagacaaGCAGCAGCAGCCAAGAGAAAGAAACTATtagaggagaagaagaggaaaaaggaagaagcagAACATAAGAAAAA GATGGCCTGGTGGGAGTCCAACGATTACCAGTCCTTCTGCCTGCCTTCCGAGGAGAGCGAACCAGAGGACCTGGAGGACTGGGAAGATGAGCGCTCTGCCCAACTGGATTATGAGGACCCAGACTCGACCTCCATTAAGTATGTAAGCGGTGATGTCACCCACCCACAGGCTGGGGCGGAGGATGCTGTCATCGTGCACTGTGTAG ATGACTCTGGCCGCTGGGGCAGAGGTGGTTTATTCACAGCTCTGGAAGAAAGATCTGCTGAGCCAAGAAAAATATATGAGCTGGCTGGGAAAATGAAAG ATTTGAGTTTGGGCGGTGTCCTTTTATTTCCTATTGATGATAAAGAGTCAAGAAACAAAGGGCAAGATTTG TTGGCCTTGATTGTGGCCCAGCACCGTGATCGTGCCAATGTCCTGTCTGGCGTTAAGATGGCAGCCCTAGACGAGGGCCTGAAGAAGATATTTTtagcagcaaagaaaaagaaag
- the CHD1L gene encoding chromodomain-helicase-DNA-binding protein 1-like isoform X3: MEVVIYHGMSALQKKYYKAILMKDLDAFENEMAKKVKLQNVLSQLRKCVDHPYLFDGVEPEPFEIGDHLIEASGKLHLLDKLLAFLYSKGHRVLLFSQMTQMLDILQDYMDYRGYSYERVDGSVRGEERHLAIKNFGQQPIFIFLLSTRAGGVGMNLTAADTVIFVDSDFNPQNDLQAAARAHRIGQNKSVKVIRLIGRDTVEEIVCRKAASKLQLTSTITEGGHFTLGAQKPAADADLQLSEILKFGLDKLLSSEGSTMDEIDLESILGETKDGQWISGALPTAEERSREQEEGKNHMYLFEGKDYSKEPSKEDRKSFEQLVNLEKTLLEKTSQEGRLLRNKGSVLIPGLVEGSTKRKRILSPEELEDRRKKRQAAAAKRKKLLEEKKRKKEEAEHKKKMAWWESNDYQSFCLPSEESEPEDLEDWEDERSAQLDYEDPDSTSIKYVSGDVTHPQAGAEDAVIVHCVDDSGRWGRGGLFTALEERSAEPRKIYELAGKMKDLSLGGVLLFPIDDKESRNKGQDLLALIVAQHRDRANVLSGVKMAALDEGLKKIFLAAKKKKASVHLPRIGHATKGFNWYGTERLIRKHLASRGIPTYIYYFPRSKAAILHPQASSSSLGQLVP; encoded by the exons ATGGAAGTAGTGATATACCATGGCATGTCAGCACTGCAGAAAAAATACTACAAGGCCATTTTGATGAAAGACCTAG acgcGTTtgaaaatgagatggcaaagaaAGTTAAACTTCAGAATGTCTTGTCCCAGCTTCGAAAGTGTGTGGATCACCCATATTTATTTGATG GTGTGGAACCAGAGCCTTTTGAAATTGGAGATCACCTGATTGAGGCCAGTGGGAAACTTCACCTGCTGGATAAGCTGCTGGCATTCCTGTATTCCAA gGGCCATCGAGTTTTACTTTTCTCCCAAATGACCCAGATGTTGGATATTCTCCAAGACTACATGGATTATAGAG GCTACAGCTATGAGCGTGTGGATGGCTCtgtgagaggagaagagagacaccTGGCCATCAAGAACTTCGGACAGCAgcccatctttatttttctcctgagtACCAGGGCAG GTGGAGTAGGCATGAACTTAACGGCGGCAGATACCGTTATTTTTGTTGACAGTGATTTCAATCCTCAGAATGACTTGCAAGCAGCTGCCAGGGCTCACCGAATTGGCCAGAACAA GTCCGTTAAAGTCATTCGGCTGATTGGCCGAGACACTGTGGAAGAAATAGTCTGTAGGAAAGCAGCCTCCAAGCTGCAGCTCACCAGCACGATCACAGAAGGGGGCCATTTTACtctgggggcccagaaacctgcTGCGGATGCTGACCTCCAG TTGAGTGAGATACTCAAATTCGGTTTGGATAAACTGCTGTCCTCTGAGGGGAGCACCATGGATGAAATAGACCTGGAGTCTATCCTGGGAGAAACAAAAGATGGCCAGTGGATCTCTGGTGCCCTGccgacagcagaagaaagaagcagagaacAAGAGGAAGGAA agAACCACATGTACTTATTTGAAGGTAAAGATTATTCTAAGGAGCCTagtaaagaagacagaaaatcatTTGAGCAACTGGTGAATCTTGAGAAAACCCTTTTGGAGAAGACTAGTCAAGAGGGCCGGTTACTCCGAAATAAAGGCAGT GTTCTCATCCCAGGCCTTGTGGAGGGGTCTACCAAAAGGAAGCGGATTCTGAGCCCAGAAGAGCTggaggacaggaggaagaaaagacaaGCAGCAGCAGCCAAGAGAAAGAAACTATtagaggagaagaagaggaaaaaggaagaagcagAACATAAGAAAAA GATGGCCTGGTGGGAGTCCAACGATTACCAGTCCTTCTGCCTGCCTTCCGAGGAGAGCGAACCAGAGGACCTGGAGGACTGGGAAGATGAGCGCTCTGCCCAACTGGATTATGAGGACCCAGACTCGACCTCCATTAAGTATGTAAGCGGTGATGTCACCCACCCACAGGCTGGGGCGGAGGATGCTGTCATCGTGCACTGTGTAG ATGACTCTGGCCGCTGGGGCAGAGGTGGTTTATTCACAGCTCTGGAAGAAAGATCTGCTGAGCCAAGAAAAATATATGAGCTGGCTGGGAAAATGAAAG ATTTGAGTTTGGGCGGTGTCCTTTTATTTCCTATTGATGATAAAGAGTCAAGAAACAAAGGGCAAGATTTG TTGGCCTTGATTGTGGCCCAGCACCGTGATCGTGCCAATGTCCTGTCTGGCGTTAAGATGGCAGCCCTAGACGAGGGCCTGAAGAAGATATTTTtagcagcaaagaaaaagaaag